CGGCACCTTATCATCGTCCACGGCATGGATCAGCAGCACCGGCGGCGTTTCCGGGGTAACGCGCGTTTCCAGTGACCAGGCTTCAACGGTTTTGCTGTCCGGCCATTCACCCAGCAGGCGCCTGCGCGCCTCTTCATTGGTTTGGCCATCGCGCAGGGTGATCAGCGGGTAGACCAGCACCAGCGCATCGGGGCGCGCCGGCAGGCTGTCGATATTGTCCTGCGGCGGATAGAGTTTTTCGCTGAAACGCGTGCCGAGGCTGGCTGCCACATAGCCGCCGGCGGAAAAGCCCATCATCACGATACGCCTGCCGTTAAGGCCACGCGTCGCGCGATCGCGCAACACACGCACCGCACGCTGCGCATCGGCCAGCGGTGCATCGGCGCCTTCATGGTGCCCGTCAGCGGGCAGCCGGTAAGTCATCACCGCCAGCGTGTAGCCCATCGCGGTGAAAAAGGTCGCCAGCGCGCTGCCTTCGCTGTCGATCATAATGCGGGCGAAGCCGCCGCCGGGCGCTACCAGCAGCGTGACGCCGTTCGACTCTTCGGGATACCAGACGGCCAGCTCAGGACAGCGAACGCCTGACGCCGCGCGGTTGTAAGGCTCAAACTCTTTCGCTAAATCGATGATCTGCGGCTTAGCGGTCGACTGGCTGGCGCCAGGGGCATCGCCGTGTGGCCAGAGATTAAAAATATCTGCTTTCATAGCCTGTCCTGATGAACGTGAGGGTGGAGTGAAAGAGCCGCAGCACAGCGGAAAAAAGCCAGGCGGGGCCTATTAATCATTGGCGGTGAGGGCGGTGCGCGTCCAGTTCTTCCGGACGACAAAAAGGCAATTCAGATTTAGCCTGGTGGCAAAATCAGCGATTTGATTTAGGGGAAAATAGTGAGTTTTATTAAACACTTTGCCGCGCATCGGGAAAGGCAAAGAAAGGGCGGCGCGCGTAACCGGCGGCGGCCAGCGTGCGCTGGCATGTCGGGAAGGCGCCGTTTTTCCAGTAAAATCAGCGCCAGCCAATTAATGTGAGTGCTTGCTTACATCAGGCGGGTTCGCGCAACTCATCGTAGGGCACCATAACATGCTCCTGATAGGCAGGGCGCTGGGTTAAGCGCTGGTAATAGTTTTCCAGCGCCGGCAGCGTCGGACGCGTCATCTCCAGCGTGTAGTAGCGGTAGAGCTGCATACCGAACAGAATGTCCGCCACCGTCAGGCGATCGCCGGCCAGATAGTCGTGCTGCGCCAGGCGATCGTCGGCGATTTTCAGCAGCTTCGTCAGGTTGTCCATCGCTTCGGCCAGCGCCTGCTTATCCGCTTTCTCCGGCATTCTGATCAGCGGCCAGGCGACAGGGCGAATAAAACTGACGTAGACGCTCGATTTAGCCCATTCGGCCCAGATATCGACCGTGGCGCGCGCCAGCGCATCCTGCGGCCAGAAAGCGTCGTTGCCGTAGCGGCTCGCCAGATAGCGCACGATTGCTGCAGACTCGAACAGCGGCGGACCGTCGCCATCGCGCAGCACCGGCACCAGACCGTTGGGATTCATCGCCAGAAAGGCCGGCGTCTGGTTGCCGCCATATTTGTGTCCAATATCGACGCGCTGATAGGGCAGCCCCAGCTCGCCGATACACCACATCACAGCCTGTACATTTGTTGAAGTTTTACGTCCCCAAACCTTAAGCATCGCGTTACTCTCCTGAGCGGTGGTGGAAAGCAACAGCATAGTCCTCGCTATCGCTGCGGCATAGCGTCCAGCGGAATAATTGCGCCGCGATGCTGAATAACCGTGCTGGCGGTCAGGTGGCCGCACTGCGCCGCTGCCTGCGCATCGCCGCCGCACAGGCGCACCGCCAGATAACCGGCGCTGAAAGAGTCGCCTGCGGCGGTGGTGTCGACGATCTTCTCTTTTTCCAGCCTGACCGCCGGCACTTCCAGCAGCGGCTCGTCGGTCAGCGCCACCAGGCAGGCGTCCGCGCCGCGCTTGATGACGATTTCACTGACGCCGGCGGCGCGGGTGCGCGCGATCACCTGCTGCGTCGGCGCTTCGCCCCAGAGCAGGGTTTCATCATCCAGGGTTAAGAAGGCGATATCGGTGCAGTCCAGCATCGCCTGATAGGCCTGCTGCGCCGCTTCGCGGCTCGGCCAGAGGCGTGGACGGTAGTTGTTGTCGAAAATCACCTTGCCGCCGTTACGTCGGCAGGCGGCCAGCAGCGCCATCAGCTGATGGCGATCTTCCGGCGAGAGGATCGCCAGACTGATGCCGCTGAGATAGAGATAGTCAAACTGCATCAGCTGCTGGCAAATCGCCTCTGCCTGCGGGCTTTGCAGCCAGAACCGCGCGGCGGCTTCGTTGCGCCAGTAGCTGAAGGTACGCTCGCCGTGCGCGTCGGTTTCAATCACGTAGAGGCCGGGCAGCCGGTTCTCCAGACGTTGCACCAGGTGGGTCTGCACCCCTTCCTGCTGCCAGGCGGCGAGCATCTCATTGCTGAAGCTGTCGGTGCCGAGCGCAGTGACATACTCCACCGTCAGCTGCGCTGCCGGCGCCTGACGCGCGATATAAACCGCCGTGTTTAAGGTGTCGCCACCGAAACCGCGCTTTAGCGCGTCGCCCCGCTGCGAAAGCTCAATCATGCACTCGCCGATTACCGCTATTTTTTTCCCTGTCATCATGGTCACCCCGTAATGAAAACCTGCCTTAGTCTCTATCCGGCGCGGCGCCGAGTCAATATTTTAAAACACCGTTTTAATTTAACTTAAGTCACTAAACTGTTGATATAAGCGGCGATAAAACCATAAATCACCACGTTATTGTCACGATTGAAAGTATTGCCGGCTGATAAAGTGGATCGCCTCGACGCGGCGCTACGTGCAAAAAGTGCGCTCTTCGTCACGCTGCGTCAGGCTCAGGCTCACGGCCCGCCATTCAAAATAAAAAAATCATGAGGATGAAGAAAATGAGTCACCCGCTTCCCTCCTCAATTGTCGCGCAACCGCATCAGGAACAGCAGCAGTACTGGCTGGCATGCCAGCGTTCTTACACCTTTCAACCGATTTATCAGGTTACGGGTCGCCTGATGGCAATTGAGCTGCTGACCGCCGTGTCGCATCCTGCCGCGCCGGGACAGGCAATTTCGCCGGAACGCTATTTCGCCGCGCTGAGCATCACCCAGCGTCTGCACATAATTCAGGAACAGCTGGAGCTGCTACGCCGCTGGGAGGGCTTTTTCATCGGCTCCGATCGCGTTGCCTCCGTGAATATCGACGGGCCGACCCTGTTGGCTATCCAGCATCACGGCGCGCTACGCGCGCTGATTGGCCGCCTGCCCTGGGTGCGTTTCGAGCTGGTGGAGCATCATGTGCTGCCGCAGGAGGAGATCGTGGCGCAGATGCCGGAACTGGGTGCGCTCTGGCTGGATGACTTCGGCTCAGGTATGGCGAACTTCTCCGCGCTGACGGAGCTAAGCTACGACTACATCAAACTGGCGCGCGAGCTGTTCGTGCTGCTGCGCGACAGCGACGAGGGGCGTAGCCTGTTCGCCATGCTGCTGGCGCTGATCGGCCGCTACTGCAAAGGGGTAATTGTCGAAGGGGTGGAAACGGCCGAAGAGTGGGAGCAGGTGCGTCAGTCGCCCGCGTTCGCCGCACAGGGCTACTTTTTTTCACGTCCCGTGCCTTTCAGCCAGCTGACGACGCTGCCGCTTCAGCTTCCCTGATGCCGTTTTCGCTGCTCTCTACTATCTTTACCAGACAGAGAGCAGGTAAGGAGACGGAGATGTCACGCGCAGGAAAGATCACCAGCTGGGTTATCGGGATTTTTTGTTTGCTGGTTGTGGTAGTTGTTGTCGTCATCGCAACCTTCGACTGGAATCGTCTGAAGCCAACCATCAACCAGAAAGTCTCGACGGAGCTGAACCGCCCGTTCGCCATTCGCGGCGATCTCGGCGTGAACTGGGTGCGTAATCGCGAAGAGCCGGGCTGGCGCCGTTGGGTGCCCTGGCCGCAGATCCACGCTGAAGATATCGTACTGGGCAACCCGCCCACAATCCCGGACGTCACTATGGTGCAGCTGCAGCGCGCCGATGCCACCCTTTCGCCGCTGGCGCTGCTGCATAAAGAAATTTTCATTCCCTGGATCAAGCTGCAGCAGCCTGACGCCCGCCTGATCC
This DNA window, taken from Mixta gaviniae, encodes the following:
- a CDS encoding sugar kinase, with the protein product MTGKKIAVIGECMIELSQRGDALKRGFGGDTLNTAVYIARQAPAAQLTVEYVTALGTDSFSNEMLAAWQQEGVQTHLVQRLENRLPGLYVIETDAHGERTFSYWRNEAAARFWLQSPQAEAICQQLMQFDYLYLSGISLAILSPEDRHQLMALLAACRRNGGKVIFDNNYRPRLWPSREAAQQAYQAMLDCTDIAFLTLDDETLLWGEAPTQQVIARTRAAGVSEIVIKRGADACLVALTDEPLLEVPAVRLEKEKIVDTTAAGDSFSAGYLAVRLCGGDAQAAAQCGHLTASTVIQHRGAIIPLDAMPQR
- the pdeH gene encoding cyclic-guanylate-specific phosphodiesterase — its product is MRMKKMSHPLPSSIVAQPHQEQQQYWLACQRSYTFQPIYQVTGRLMAIELLTAVSHPAAPGQAISPERYFAALSITQRLHIIQEQLELLRRWEGFFIGSDRVASVNIDGPTLLAIQHHGALRALIGRLPWVRFELVEHHVLPQEEIVAQMPELGALWLDDFGSGMANFSALTELSYDYIKLARELFVLLRDSDEGRSLFAMLLALIGRYCKGVIVEGVETAEEWEQVRQSPAFAAQGYFFSRPVPFSQLTTLPLQLP
- a CDS encoding alpha/beta hydrolase — translated: MKADIFNLWPHGDAPGASQSTAKPQIIDLAKEFEPYNRAASGVRCPELAVWYPEESNGVTLLVAPGGGFARIMIDSEGSALATFFTAMGYTLAVMTYRLPADGHHEGADAPLADAQRAVRVLRDRATRGLNGRRIVMMGFSAGGYVAASLGTRFSEKLYPPQDNIDSLPARPDALVLVYPLITLRDGQTNEEARRRLLGEWPDSKTVEAWSLETRVTPETPPVLLIHAVDDDKVPVTHSMAFFSALREQKVPVELHFYERGGHGFGMRNLADSPLASWPMLVTEWLRAQKTRTLAV
- a CDS encoding glutathione S-transferase family protein, which encodes MLKVWGRKTSTNVQAVMWCIGELGLPYQRVDIGHKYGGNQTPAFLAMNPNGLVPVLRDGDGPPLFESAAIVRYLASRYGNDAFWPQDALARATVDIWAEWAKSSVYVSFIRPVAWPLIRMPEKADKQALAEAMDNLTKLLKIADDRLAQHDYLAGDRLTVADILFGMQLYRYYTLEMTRPTLPALENYYQRLTQRPAYQEHVMVPYDELREPA